Proteins encoded in a region of the Babesia bovis T2Bo chromosome 4 map unlocalized Chr4_2, whole genome shotgun sequence genome:
- a CDS encoding Type I phosphodiesterase / nucleotide pyrophosphatase family protein → MGVHNGRMCWVLLSSLAIIVLGVFGTGVTLFFLNVNNKSTFKPYASDRFMLPFPPLFDEFELDGQLSLKSPVSKSRGNAEVCYRRVAPEYETYISGRNGVFEYVSPKKFTVDGEMPPGWLSYTMLDAAVMVILDGARADYGLFDPTLKPNEPRAVFTNHMPVYHEYLTAPETRNHTRFFRFEAPTPTFTVFSLKCVFTGETRRGNMMAQSTSVQHLGLDNMGYQIYANGSSVCTLGDIIAYKFMGPDRVFLNYTGHGTDIFDMERPDSFVTEHYKECITQCDLSFLHLLAIDHLGHAGKRLTPAMTYYMDDYDAFMRKVISEASYRKNSMIFILGDHGQKTNGSHGGGTKEEVDSFLFVKSDLEMPKSSQDHSDLNDAPRGYATDHNVLNGNVSLSYPINKSAHVNLAVTISLLMNKPIPFHTEGVLIKDIVPLIKDTRGNVNKLLSMKYVAQLLHLVAHQMLRTIDTTVSKEDKVKYERMYAAITQERMALSHYYSFVRSMGREQVAPAVMLDIVSNYAAQCERLVKASSKLLKVTNMAMTPEFIVSAIMLMALAWILSIYLALALYHLNCVSKLSGTELALIESQGHLSINPILLRVYLKSIAAMITAAVIVIYMEYFGTTDSNPTTRNHKATINFFKWILRPFERYCGIENQPPIFYFLVYLLITFVWLFLFDIPFLLRRLAVVYRNYMVYDTTLPQGNFNTNVSRFLSNVSLGNTVWMIVTLYVVLVVKTLVSQCAILSHDTLLRHVVVFCLYLSVFPGIKRMGSLAVDSAYLNFGMVCLVVKICYLIHYFVPARDIGGMLPDWYVKVNIFLRTFETGATALTIFFAALVYLLSRSKDPRAIIVTPTFRKELYTTPTNNVVFYVIWSIQYVVLLFHYAVKCERHLFWGPLINWLSMKLVNARNVVVAKTILGVYSARTFATVVLFVWIIFACNPWSMLYSSKESRHYRSTRLFWCIVNMLWSTFLLNGPVKSMGTLMFALILYNVVALLVKLQVRTRATYVLVILVTCDLMYFVAGHQDSVFELDFDSAFLFFDEYKGYLSEVPVLFAFAIFNATAIFTLYYAFVLLSERDYVLPKSDISGEHKPGTTDIKAKQSINLRSWVSSDLSTVVAGYTFMASTHMLFVLSVLYSLSENMPSLISSQRECSA, encoded by the exons ATGGGAGTCCATAATGGGCGGATGTGTTGGGTTTTACTCTCGTCTCTGGCAATAATTGTCCTAGGAGTCTTTGGCACAGGCGTGACGCTCTTTTTCTTGAACGTTAACAACAAAAGCACATTTAAACCATATGCATCCGACCGTTTTATGCTCCCATTTCCACCACTGTTTGATGAATTCGAGCTCGATGGCCAGTTATCTCTTAAATCACCCGTGTCTAAGTCTCGTGGTAACGCGGAGGTCTGTTATCGCCGCGTAGCTCCAGAGTATGAGACATACATCTCAGGACGCAATGGTGTATTCGAGTATGTATCGCCTAAAAA ATTCACCGTTGACGGTGAGATGCCACCTGGGTGGCTTTCGTATACCATGTTAGATGCTGCCGTCATGGTCATACTCGATGGAGCTCGAGCTGACTATGGTTTATTCGATCCTACATTGAAGCCTAATGAGCCTCGAGCGGTATTCACCAACCATATGCCCGTGTACCACGAATACCTAACGGCCCCTGAAACGCGGAACCATACTCGCTTTTTCCGTTTTGAGGCGCCAACGCCCACATTTACTGTGTTTTCATTGAAATGTGTATTTACAGGCGAGACTAGGCGCGGTAACATG ATGGCTCAATCAACATCTGTCCAACATTTGGGATTAGATAACATGGGCTACCAGATCTATGCGAATGGTTCATCGGTATGTACACTAG GTGACATTATTGCTTACAAATTCATGGGCCCCGATCGAGTGTTTTTGAATTATACTGGCCATGGCACGGATATATTCGATATGGAACGCCCCGATTCGTTTGTCACGGAACATTATAAGGaatgtataacacaatgtGACCTAAGCTTCTTGCACCTGCTGGCTATCGACCACTTGGGTCACGCAGGTAAACGTTTAACCCCTGCAATGACCTATTATATGGACGATTACGATGCATTCATGCGCAAGGTAATCTCAGAAGCAAGTTATAGAAAAAATAGTATGATTTTCATTTTAGGGGATCATGGTCAAAAGACCAACGGATCACATGGTGGTGGCACCAAAGAAGAGGTTGATTCCTTTTTGTTCGTAAAATCTGATCTTGAGATGCCAAAGAGCTCCCAAGATCACTCTGATCTGAACGATGCGCCTAGGGGCTATGCTACAGACCATAACGTGCTGAATGGAAACGTATCCCTTAGTTACCCTATTAACAAGTCAGCTCACGTCAACCTGGCTGTGACAATCAGCCTACTAATGAACAAGCCAATACCATTCCATACTGAAGGCGTTTTGATAAAGGATATTGTTCCTTTAATCAAAGACACCCGGGGTAATGTCAATAAACTTCTGTCGATGAAATACGTTGCCCAGCTGCTCCATCTGGTGGCTCACCAGATGCTGCGTACCATAGACACAACCGTATCCAAAGAAGATAAGGTAAAATATGAGCGAATGTACGCTGCCATTACCCAAGAACGTATGGCACTATCTCATTACTACAGCTTCGTCCGTAGCATGGGACGAGAACAAGTAGCTCCTGCTGTTATGCTGGATATAGTCAGCAACTACGCCGCGCAATGCGAGCGCTTAGTAAAAGCTTCAAGTAAACTTCTGAAGGTCACGAACATGGCGATGACACCTGAATTCATAGTCTCGGCTATCATGTTAATGGCGTTGGCATGGATCCTCAGTATATACTTGGCCCTGGCTCTATACCATCTCAACTGTGTGTCCAAGCTTTCAGGGACGGAGTTAGCACTGATTGAATCGCAAGGTCATCTTTCCATCAACCCAATATTGCTGCGTGTTTATTTGAAATCCATTGCTGCCATGATCACGGCGGCGGTTATCGTCATTTACATGGAGTACTTTGGAACAACGGACAGCAATCCAACTACGAGAAACCATAAGGCTACTATTAACTTTTTCAAATGGATATTACGTCCTTTTGAAAGATACTGCGGTATTGAGAACCAGCCACCAATTTTCTATTTTCTGGTCTACTTGCTGATTACCTTCGTATGGCTGTTTCTGTTTGACATACCCTTTTTGCTACGACGCTTAGCAGTGGTATACCGCAATTACATGGTATACGACACTACGCTACCACAGGGTAATTTTAATACAAATGTATCCCGGTTCCTGTCGAATGTTTCACTGGGAAACACTGTATGGATGATAGTGACCCTGTATGTGGTACTAGTTGTAAAGACACTAGTATCTCAATGTGCCATACTGTCTCACGACACCCTCCTGCGTCATGTTGTTGTATTTTGTTTGTATTTATCAGTGTTTCCCGGTATCAAACGCATGGGCTCCCTAGCTGTTGACTCGGCATACCTGAACTTTGGAATGGTTTGCTTAGTGGTAAAGATATGCTATTTGATCCACTATTTCGTACCTGCACGCGATATTGGAGGTATGTTACCTGATTGGTACGTCAAAGTAAACATCTTCCTGCGCACTTTTGAGACTGGTGCCACGGCACTAACTATATTTTTCGCAGCACTGGTATATCTGTTAAGCAGATCCAAGGATCCACGTGCAATCATTGTAACCCCTACATTCAGGAAGGAGTTATACACTACACCAACAAACAATGTAGTTTTTTATGTCATATGGTCCATACAGTACGTCGTGCTGTTGTTCCATTATGCGGTCAAATGCGAAAGGCATTTGTTTTGGGGGCCTTTAATAAATTGGCTCAGTATGAAGTTAGTAAATGCCCGGAATGTCGTCGTCGCTAAAACTATTCTAGGAGTATACAGTGCAAGGACATTTGCCACAGTGGTTCTTTTCGTATGGATCATATTTGCCTGCAATCCGTGGTCAATGCTCTACTCAAGCAAAGAATCGCGGCACTACCGATCGACAAGACTTTTCTGGTGCATTGTTAATATGCTATGGTCTACGTTCCTACTTAACGGACCGGTGAAGTCCATGGGCACACTTATGTTCGCCCTCATTCTCTATAATGTTGTGGCATTGCTGGTGAAGCTACAGGTTCGAACTCGAGCGACATATGTTCTCGTGATTCTGGTCACCTGTGATCTAATGTACTTTGTAGCAGGACACCAGGATTCTGTATTCGAGCTCGACTTTGATTCAGCCTTTCTTTTTTTCGATGAATACAAGGGCTATTTAAGCGAAGTGCCTGTGTTATTTGCATTCGCTATTTTTAATGCCACCGCTATATTTACATTGTATTACGCTTTTGTCCTTTTGAGTGAGCGTGATTACGTACTCCCCAAATCAGATATTTCTGGTGAACACAAGCCTGGTACCACAGATATTAAAGCTAAACAAAGTATTAACTTGAGGTCATGGGTATCATCTGATCTTTCCACCGTTGTTGCAGG GTACACGTTTATGGCCAGCACACATATGCTGTTCGTATTGTCAGTCCTATATTCCCTATCTGAAAACAT GCCATCACTGATTTCGTCCCAAAGGGAGTGTTCAGCGTAG
- a CDS encoding MAC/Perforin domain family protein: MEIAKFFRHISLIIALFTLASYGETKKTGIKSHDMDNVFKSLLGRKSKKSKKEQPDSAPGISVEDTEDEHQDVGSQQSFQTVKPHHQTPEKEESLNEEDDDFNLDDVDEEEEEKETKEESSDEEEAAAKEPTPKAASKGKGKGEKFQTLDEILLGLKEKPVNPGARKNKPDDGKSLEDALEINDDDMANEVEDDTLDSAEDEEDEKEEEEEEEEDDDDDDDDDDDDGFKSKLKKAAKSKLKKGAKKISDKLFGKHGIPGVISNIFPSDIKGHSKFGNNQIEGELKRLSEENRRLKESVDRSYYERMFRPETDVTDAEGRLNPGLAAAMRYLGSGYDIIYGNPLGDPVIMVDPGYRHPVLRLDWSEKYYNNDGANMKEPKGGWIRPELSCRQSESVDHINTMDDYKKELSVDAKMSADMPLYFSFSASAGYKNMVRTLATNETKNYILKTYCLRYVAGIQDFLNIEPTESFVYDVSQLPEKFHDGECLLEVYRNDPEDEKCASVVRPWMKFFQKYGTHFTTVIHLGGKVTNQIQIDKKDVAKLQKDGYNIDVMIKSGSISPVKVGGGFSHEKKEESSSNFSSLQTEKLVIVIGGDVPTDGTDKTTMLEWTKSLYRKPMPIKVNIESIKTLIDGHEKKKSFDTALKYYSEAYGISPEELYRREGRKMGIAGLARHGTPVTYYGTTGGSAVCPNGKVIMMGFSVVISSSRATVFSKPQYTISMTPCPIGQEKCMVSVPPGAEGRVWILCGSESIPLLIQETNVANNEAATAQCPDEYAIAFGFGLSIPDGAKLTPVDCYACRAGQQSCTQASPKSPYNAVWIACVEKNAPELGSIVNQARVSLSEGCSSKLPQTTADNICPVGTLLIAGWEMNHSLDSYTGIHMIEDCKHGYNGCKFNKSIFGAPDMKCRSQHSWISCVKHEVIDAYKSGDSTLGIGNSGNSVIGNITDANPPVTIASMQSKTGPPTFNFDVKKSLNASSK, translated from the coding sequence ATGGAGATTGCCAAATTCTTCAGACACATTTCACTTATTATCGCATTATTTACATTAGCAAGCTATGGAGAGACTAAGAAGACAGGCATTAAAAGCCATGATATGGACAATGTATTCAAGTCCCTTCTAGGAAGGAAATCCAAGAAGTCCAAAAAGGAACAGCCAGATTCTGCTCCAGGCATTTCAGTTGAGGACACTGAGGATGAGCACCAAGATGTAGGATCACAGCAATCATTTCAAACTGTGAAGCCACATCACCAAACTCCTGAAAAAGAGGAGTCTttaaatgaagaagatgatgatttTAACCTTGACGATGTAGACgaagaagaggaagaaAAGGAGACCAAGGAAGAATCatctgatgaagaagaagctGCCGCTAAAGAGCCTACACCAAAAGCAGCTTCAAAAGGTAAAGGTAAGGGCGAAAAATTCCAGACCCTTGATGAAATTCTTCTCGGTTTGAAAGAAAAACCGGTCAACCCTGGCGCACGTAAAAACAAGCCAGATGATGGAAAGTCGTTGGAAGACGCTTTAGAAATCAATGACGACGACATGGCAAATGAAGTAGAAGATGATACGCTTGATAGCGCAGAGGATGAGGAAGATGAGAAAGAGGAAGAggaggaagaagaagaggacgatgatgatgacgacGACGACGATGATGACGATGGATTTAAGTCGAAGTTGAAGAAGGCAGCGAAATCAAAACTTAAAAAGGGAGCCAAGAAGATTTCTGACAAACTATTCGGAAAGCATGGCATTCCCGGTGTGATTTCCAACATTTTCCCATCTGACATCAAGGGTCATAGTAAATTTGGCAACAACCAGATAGAAGGCGAGCTCAAGAGACTCAGTGAGGAGAACAGACGCCTCAAAGAGAGTGTCGACCGATCTTACTATGAAAGGATGTTCAGACCTGAAACCGATGTCACTGATGCCGAAGGAAGATTGAACCCTGGTTTGGCTGCGGCCATGAGATACCTTGGTTCTGGTTATGACATCATATACGGTAATCCACTTGGTGACCCAGTTATTATGGTTGACCCAGGATACAGGCATCCAGTGCTTAGGTTGGACTGGTCAGAGAAATATTACAACAACGATGGTGCTAATATGAAAGAGCCTAAGGGTGGATGGATCAGACCCGAGTTATCCTGTAGGCAATCTGAATCTGTTGATCACATTAACACTATGGATGATTACAAGAAGGAACTATCCGTAGATGCCAAGATGTCTGCTGACATGCCGTTGTACTTTAGTTTTAGTGCCTCAGCTGGTTACAAAAACATGGTTAGGACTCTAGCAACTAACGAAACCAAGAATTATATTTTGAAGACATACTGTCTTAGATACGTTGCTGGTATCCAAGATTTTTTGAACATTGAACCAACTGAGTCCTTTGTATACGACGTAAGTCAATTACCTGAAAAATTCCATGATGGAGAATGTCTCTTGGAAGTATACAGAAATGACCCAGAGGACGAAAAGTGTGCCTCTGTTGTAAGACCCTGGATGAAATTTTTCCAGAAGTACGGTACCCATTTCACTACTGTAATTCATCTTGGAGGTAAAGTTACCAACCAAATTCAAATTGATAAGAAGGATGTTGCCAAACTACAGAAGGACGGATACAACATCGACGTTATGATTAAATCTGGTTCCATTTCACCTGTGAAGGTCGGTGGTGGTTTTAGCCATGAGAAGAAGGAGGAGAGTTCAAGCAACTTCTCCTCTTTACAGACTGAGAAACTTGTTATTGTCATTGGTGGTGACGTTCCTACCGACGGTACGGACAAGACCACCATGTTGGAATGGACCAAGAGTTTATACAGGAAGCCTATGCCTATTAAGGTTAATATTGAGAGCATCAAGACTTTGATTGATGGCCACGAAAAGAAGAAATCATTTGACACTGCCTTGAAATACTACTCGGAAGCTTACGGTATATCTCCCGAGGAGTTGTACCGCCGCGAAGGTAGGAAGATGGGTATTGCTGGATTGGCCAGACATGGTACCCCTGTAACATACTATGGCACTACTGGTGGAAGTGCTGTATGCCCCAACGGAAAGGTTATTATGATGGGTTTCAGCGTCGTGATTAGCTCGTCGAGGGCCACGGTGTTCTCTAAACCCCAATACACCATTAGCATGACTCCATGCCCTATTGGCCAAGAGAAGTGCATGGTTAGCGTACCTCCAGGTGCTGAAGGAAGGGTTTGGATCCTATGTGGTTCCGAATCCATTCCACTTTTGATTCAGGAGACGAATGTTGCCAACAATGAGGCTGCCACTGCTCAATGCCCAGATGAATATGCCATTGCTTTCGGTTTTGGTTTATCAATTCCGGATGGTGCTAAGCTTACACCTGTGGATTGCTACGCTTGCAGGGCAGGACAACAGTCCTGTACTCAGGCTTcgccaaagagcccataCAACGCTGTTTGGATTGCGTGTGTTGAAAAGAACGCACCTGAACTAGGCAGCATCGTAAACCAGGCTCGCGTATCTCTATCCGAGGGCTGTTCCTCTAAATTGCCGCAAACAACTGCTGACAACATATGCCCTGTGGGCACCCTCTTGATCGCTGGGTGGGAAATGAACCACTCATTGGATTCCTACACTGGTATCCACATGATAGAAGACTGCAAGCATGGCTACAATGGTTGCAAGTTCAACAAGTCGATTTTCGGTGCACCTGATATGAAATGCAGATCCCAACACTCATGGATTTCATGTGTAAAGCACGAGGTTATAGACGCATACAAGAGTGGTGATAGTACTCTTGGAATTGGCAATTCTGGAAACTCTGTTATAGGCAATATTACTGATGCCAACCCACCCGTCACCATCGCATCGATGCAAAGCAAAACTGGCCCCCCGACGTTCAACTTTGATGTGAAGAAGTCCCTAAACG
- a CDS encoding putative translation initiation factor eIF epsilon subunit, protein MEVFMLVTEDVLAFEPLSSAVNVCDLYIGEKAIFQETLENLYESGINHVTLVTTKHKVATLDQYKKRYTFGKRQGHIDINVLGINVDKILPGNVLRELIVVRDGLEEFILMYWVCLLTIPLSEAIELHHTRKAERLNYSMSVLYFEDGKNRLFSKATDDCIVLVDRKSEIVAYRPRANSLRLDINLIQKLKGDSTMFSRYDLCETGIYICRKQVAEHFTNWYEHVHMEDYIKDCLTREFKSDEVYITVMQSDLMFPSYPPALRIQTPKDYYTLYMEYIRRFNTDAKPSVKVYNTHESHCGPIVHDKSLFCNGSGIVPPLAADQAMLSSVHNSIVGKGFKIGHNSTVDRCIIFDEVTIGSNCAVRDSIIMNNVTIDDSVVIPPGSIVCSGVNITNKSLSGLDGTLRISRMQSRYIDLTNDNAVECTDPGNYIWPISAFGNVEDTIIGKSFYDIVKFGIPSGPTDSGSDDEDSDFDQADDDESYASSESDDVSEISEPSGDLSDHDMDPDIATELQSLVLDCLKAPTQLSNKVLEIKSLKISHNLQKDQMVKVAFRDALEWIVDQSNEADLRELMETSRLKELLDSFEHQIAEEEYYKGILEVCEQKNKDLDFFSHLCEALYHSDTMEFEMLRDWLTRNNISGERINSFADWLAED, encoded by the exons atggaGGTTTTTATGCTCGTCACGGAAGACGTGCTGGCGTTTGAACCACTCTCTTCTGCTGTGAATGTCTGCGATCTGTACATAGGCGAAAAGGCGATATTCCAGGAAACACTGGAGAATCTTTACGAGAGTGGTATTAATCATGTCACTTTGGTAACAACTAAGCACAAGGTTGCTACTCTTGATCAATATAAAAAGAGGTATACATTTGGCAAAAGGCAGGGACACATTGATATCAATGTGCTGGGTATCAATGTAGACAAAATCTTGCCAGGTAACGTATTGAGGGAGCTCATAGTGGTCAGAGATGGTTTGGAAGAGTTTATTTTG ATGTACTGGGTTTGTCTTCTCACGATTCCACTGTCTGAAGCCATTGAGTTACATCATACTAGGAAAGCTGAACGCCTTAACTACTCCATGAGCGTGTTATACTTTGAGGATGGGAAAAATAGACT GTTCAGCAAAGCTACAGACGATTGCATTGTGCTAGTCGACAGAAAATCAGAGATCGTGGCATATCGCCCTAGGGCCAATTCATTAAGATTAGACATTAATTTGATACAAAAGTTAAAGGGTGACTCGACGATGTTTTCTAGATACGACCTTTGTGAAACGGGGATATACATTTGCAGAAAACAGGTTGCTGAACACTTTACCAACTGGTATGAGCATGTACATATGGAAGATTACATAAAAGACTGCCTTACTAGGGAATTCAAAAGTGATgaagtgtatataacagTGATGCAATCTGACCTTATGTTCCCCAGTTATCCTCCAGCTCTGAGAATACAGACACCTAAGGACTATTACACTCTCTATATGGAGTACATCAGGCGTTTCAATACCGATGCAAAGCCATCGGTAAAAGTTTATAATACACATGAATCCCACTGTGGACCAATTGTACATGATAAATCCTTGTTTTGCAATGGAAGCGGAATAGTGCCTCCACTTGCTGCAGACCAAGCCATGCTGTCGTCAGTACACAACAGTATCGTAGGGAAGGGGTTCAAGATAGGCCACAACAGCACAGTTGACCGTTGCATTATTTTTGACGAAGTCACTATAGGTTCCAATTGCGCAGTAAGGGACTCTATCATCATGAACAACGTTACCATCGATGATTCAGTTGTGATTCCACCGGGATCCATCGTATGTTCCGGTGTTAATATAACTAACAAATCGCTTTCTGGGTTGGATGGCACGCTTCGGATATCGAGGATGCAATCCAGGTACATTGACCTCACCAATGACAATGCCGTGGAATGCACCGATCCAGGCAACTACATATGGCCCATATCAGCGTTTGGGAACGTAGAAGACACTATCATTGGAAAGTCCTTTTACGACATCGTAAAGTTCGGTATCCCATCGGGACCCACAGATTCCGGAagtgatgatgaagattcGGACTTCGATCAAGCGGATGATGACGAATCCTATGCTTCATCTGAGAGTGACGACGTATCGGAGATTTCAGAGCCATCGGGTGATTTGAGCGATCATGATATGGACCCAGACATCGCCACTGAATTGCAATCCCTGGTGCTTGACTGCCTAAAGGCACCAACACAGCTCTCCAATAAGGTGCTGGAAATAAAAAGCTTGAAGATTAGCCACAACCTTCAAAAGGACCAAATGGTGAAGGTAGCATTCAGAGATGCGTTGGAATGGATCGTCGACCAGTCCAATGAAGCTGACCTTCGGGAACTGATGGAAACATCGCGATTAAAGGAGCTATTGGACTCATTTGAACACCAAATTGCTGAGGAAGAGTACTACAAAGGAATCCTAGAAGTGTGTGAACAGAAGAATAAGGATTTGGACTTCTTCTCGCATTTGTGCGAGGCACTTTACCACTCAGACACCATGGAGTTCGAGATGTTGCGTGACTGGCTCACTAGAAATAACATTTCTGGAGAGCGAATCAACTCATTTGCTGATTGGTTAGCAGAAGActaa
- a CDS encoding putative prolyl-tRNA synthetase: protein MGNRVPLSRIASAHFVKMENTMKTEELYKMFQRLGVMYTEYVHPPLIAVKQSLEIPDFKGKYDIIVKNLWLKDESKRYYLLVALHDTKIDFKYLSKQVKVKHLRMGPEECMEAMVGMKRGHLNPFAVVNDKNNEVKVLLDERIKEQKEIMAHALHNTTSVCISTEDLLRFLRENNHEPTFVATCGEETEVQPSAAQPAVSQPATANADKEGHILGITVKKDTNFPEWYTQAIIRGGMVEYYDISGCYIYLPSSYFIWEVFQQWFNENIKKEGVENCYFPMFVSKQKLETEKNHIEGFSPEVAWVTKYGDSDFVEPIAIRPTSETIMYPEFSKWIRSHRDLPLKLNQWCSVVRWEFKQPTPFLRSREFLWQEGHTAHKSEEDAMNTVMTMLRLYQRFYEEFLAVPVIPGEKSVEERFAGGKSTMTIEAYIPGSGRGIQAATSHLLGTNFAKMFDIVFEDENGVKQLAHQTSWGFTTRSIGVSIMIHGDDQGLVIPPRVSKVQIVIVPIIAKKELQKDIMAVAEDMYARLKKAGFRTHLDDRVGYTPGFKFNHWELRGVPLRIEIGARDIQTQSCRVCYRYNGHKTDVKLETLEQSIGEALEDIQRKMYERAKAQMDESVVKVMEFDGVMPALNSQKLVLVPWCEDPETESEIKAETQRLSQEGSDGKTGSMKCLCLPLDQPEMPPGTKCFWTGKPATRWALFGRSY, encoded by the exons ATGGGGAATAGAGTTCCTTTGAGCCGAATAGCCAGTGCACATTTCGTGAAGATGGAGAACACAATGAAGACGGAAGAACTTTACAAGATGTTTCAACGCTTAGGCGTTATGTATACG GAATATGTCCATCCACCTCTGATCGCTGTGAAGCAGAGTCTAGAAATTCCAGATTTCAAAGGGAAATATGATATTATAGTTAAGAATTTATGGCTAAAGGATGAATCGAAGAGATACTACTTACTTGTGGCACTTCAC GATACTAAAATCGACTTCAAATACCTTAGTAAACAGGTTAAAGTTAAGCACCTACGCATGGGACCTGAAGAGTGTATGGAAGCCATGGTTGGGATGAAACGTGGCCATCTCAACCCATTTGCCGTTGTCAACGACAAGAA CAATGAAGTGAAGGTGCTTCTAGATGAAAGAATCAAGGAGCAGAAGGAAATCATGGCCCACGCTCTACACAACACTACCAGCGTCTGCATATCAACTGAAGATTTGTTACGTTTCCTGAGGGAGAATAACCACGAACCAACATTCGTTGCCACATGTGGTGAAGAGACAGAAGTGCAGCCATCGGCTGCACAACCGGCTGTTAGTCAGCCTGCAACAGCGAATGCCGATAAGGAGGGCCACATCCTTGGCATCACAGTTAAGAAGGACACCAACTTCCCCGAGTGGTACACGCAAGCTATCATTAGAGGTGGCATGGTGGAGTACTACGATATATCTGGGTGCTACATTTACTTGCCCAGCAGCTACTTCATATGGGAAGTCTTCCAGCAGTGGTTCAACGAAAACATAAAAAAG GAAGGTGTTGAAAATTGTTACTTCCCGATGTTCGTGTCGAAGCAAAAGCTTGAAACTGAGAAGAACCACATTGAAGGGTTCAGTCCGGAGGTGGCGTGGGTCACGAAGTACGGTGACTCAGATTTTGTGGAACCGATTGCCATTAGACCTACAAGTGAGACTATCATGTACCCGGAGTTTTCTAAGTGGATCAGATCTCATCGTGACCTTCCGTTGAAGCTCAATCAATGGTGTTCGGTTGTCAGATGGGAGTTTAAACAGCCCACTCCGTTTTTGAGGAGCCGTGAGTTTCTTTGGCAGGAGGGGCACACAGCTCACAAAAGTGAGGAGGATGCTATGAACACAGTGATGACTATGCTCAGACTCTACCAGAGGTTTTACGAGGAGTTCCTTGCGGTTCCGGTGATTCCCGGGGAGAAGAGTGTTGAAGAAAGGTTTGCCGGTGGTAAAAGCACGATGACTATAGAAGCCTATATACCTGGCAGTGGAAGGGGTATACAGGCGGCTACATCCCATTTGCTGGGAACCAACTTTGCCAAGATGTTTGACATTGTGTTTGAAGATGAAAATGGCGTCAAGCAGTTGGCCCATCAGACGAGTTGGGGCTTCACCACGAGGAGCATTGGTGTATCCATCATGATTCACGGGGATGATCAGGGATTGGTCATTCCCCCGAGAGTCTCTAAGGTGCAAATTGTAATCGTACCTATTATCGCTAAAAAGGAATTGCAAAAGGACATAATGGCTGTAGCCGAAGACATGTATGCTCGACTGAAGAAGGCAGGGTTCAGGACCCATCTTGACGATCGTGTTGGATACACCCCGGGCTTCAAGTTTAACCACTGGGAGCTACGGGGTGTGCCACTGAGGATCGAGATTGGCGCCCGTGATATCCAGACCCAAAGCTGCAGGGTGTGCTACAGGTACAATGGCCACAAAACAGACGTTAAGCTGGAGACCTTGGAGCAGAGCATCGGCGAAGCCCTGGAAGACATCCAGCGCAAGATGTACGAAAGGGCGAAAGCTCAGATGGACGAGTCTGTGGTGAAGGTCATGGAGTTTGATGGCGTCATGCCGGCGTTGAATAGTCAGAAGCTTGTCTTAGTGCcatg GTGTGAAGACCCTGAAACTGAGTCAGAGATCAAGGCTGAAACGCAGCGTCTATCCCAGGAAGGCAGTGACGGTAAAACTGGTTCAATGAAATGCCTATGCTTACCGTTGGATCAGCCTGAGATGCCACCAGGCACGAAGTGCTTTTGGACAGGAAAGCCTGCAACTCGATGGGCGCTATTTGGACGCAGCTATTGA